The following are from one region of the Bacteroidia bacterium genome:
- a CDS encoding ABC transporter ATP-binding protein produces the protein MLLANNLTKKYGSLCVLQGVSLEIQSGEMVSLLGTSGAGKSTLLQLLGTLDTPDSGEIFFNQIDILKMSAKQQAIFRNQQLGFIFQFHQLIPELTACENVTIPALISGKLLSETRQRAEELLAILGLEGRKDHKPNELSGGEQQRVAVARALMNRPKLILADEPTGNLDSKNSELLFQLFRELADNQQTSLLIATHNPTLANMAHRKLFIQDGRFVAEPTLSRE, from the coding sequence ATGCTATTAGCCAATAATTTAACTAAAAAATACGGTAGCTTGTGTGTTTTACAAGGTGTTTCATTGGAAATTCAATCCGGTGAAATGGTATCTCTTTTGGGAACTTCCGGAGCCGGTAAAAGCACCTTGTTACAACTATTAGGTACGTTAGATACACCTGATTCCGGGGAAATTTTCTTTAACCAAATTGACATCTTAAAAATGTCCGCTAAACAGCAGGCTATTTTCCGAAATCAGCAGTTAGGGTTTATTTTTCAATTTCATCAATTAATACCGGAACTTACTGCTTGTGAGAATGTTACGATTCCGGCCTTGATTAGCGGAAAACTGTTATCAGAAACTCGGCAGCGGGCAGAAGAGCTTTTGGCCATTTTAGGTTTGGAGGGTAGAAAAGACCATAAGCCTAATGAACTTTCCGGAGGTGAGCAGCAACGGGTTGCAGTAGCAAGAGCCTTGATGAACAGACCAAAACTGATTCTGGCTGATGAACCCACCGGAAATTTAGATTCTAAAAATAGTGAATTACTGTTTCAATTATTCAGAGAATTAGCTGATAATCAGCAAACATCTTTGCTGATTGCTACCCATAACCCAACACTTGCCAATATGGCCCACCGTAAATTGTTTATTCAAGATGGCAGATTTGTGGCTGAACCAACACTGAGCAGAGAGTGA
- a CDS encoding GTPase domain-containing protein — protein MSLRCPYCLTDLGVSAVNSSGSYQCSNCQSIIPRTYIEHRDTPKSMVGVVGFSGHGKTLYLTSLFSTLSKFSQYWPSFYYRSLDDYTHKILYEQVPLFEEGKLPESTPVNFPNPALIHYHEIPSFRNCYIGFYDTAGEVFTDASQIYRTGYFVAHSDTILFIISLLDCNQNRLDEEMTGLLDTYIRAVADNLSVDLKTRQRIVVIFTKADLLNGVIPAELSNSLKLGLNSWYLNSLSERVLELMDLSNAIEEWLLQEKQCNRFVNMLRDQFLEVRFTLVASITEKNEQGIFDSYRVLDPFLWLCSFTKNDFSFNSQNTDNQKKSWWQRIKEIWQ, from the coding sequence CAATAATCCCCAGAACCTACATAGAGCATCGAGATACACCCAAATCTATGGTTGGGGTAGTAGGTTTTTCTGGACATGGTAAAACCTTGTATCTCACATCATTGTTTTCTACATTATCTAAATTCTCTCAGTATTGGCCTAGCTTTTATTATAGAAGTTTAGATGACTACACCCACAAGATTTTATATGAGCAAGTACCTTTGTTTGAAGAGGGAAAACTTCCGGAAAGTACACCAGTAAACTTTCCTAATCCGGCATTAATTCATTATCACGAAATTCCCAGCTTTAGAAACTGTTATATTGGTTTTTATGATACTGCCGGGGAGGTCTTTACGGATGCATCTCAGATATACAGAACCGGTTATTTTGTTGCCCATTCTGACACTATATTGTTTATTATTAGCTTATTAGATTGTAATCAAAACCGCTTAGACGAAGAGATGACAGGGTTATTGGATACTTATATTCGCGCTGTGGCTGATAATCTATCGGTTGATTTAAAAACGAGGCAGCGCATTGTTGTTATCTTCACCAAAGCTGATTTACTTAATGGGGTGATACCCGCAGAACTTTCCAATTCTCTTAAACTTGGTCTAAATAGCTGGTACTTAAATAGTTTATCTGAACGTGTTTTAGAACTAATGGATTTAAGCAATGCCATTGAAGAATGGTTATTACAAGAAAAGCAGTGTAATCGTTTTGTGAATATGCTTCGCGACCAGTTTTTGGAAGTTCGATTTACCTTAGTAGCTTCTATTACAGAGAAAAATGAACAAGGAATTTTTGATTCTTACCGGGTGTTAGACCCTTTTCTGTGGCTATGTAGCTTTACGAAAAATGATTTTTCTTTCAATAGCCAAAATACGGATAACCAGAAAAAATCTTGGTGGCAGCGTATCAAAGAAATTTGGCAGTAA
- a CDS encoding DHH family phosphoesterase: MENLTALNQFLETPKRLVLTTHHKPDGDALGSMLGLGHYLGSLGHHINFLSPSDFPSFLDFLYGTHLILDGSNNIEQAEKILQQADLLICLDFNRLERTYAIESILKNNPKPTFMIDHHLFPEGFHHYSFYDPKASSTAELVYRFILERDSAHLITPEIANCLYTGILTDTGSFQYKSTTPFVHRAIADLLEKGADIQQVFNEIYCNYPLNRTQFLGYCLYNKLVVLPDFKTAYMAISTDELREFDIKTGDTEGLVNYALGIQGINFASLIIDRKELVKISFRSVGKFSAQQFALHFDGGGHFNAAGGKSSLSLEQTVQKFLSILPDYREQLNY; this comes from the coding sequence ATGGAAAATTTAACAGCACTGAATCAATTTCTTGAAACCCCCAAACGATTAGTTCTTACCACACATCACAAACCTGACGGGGACGCACTCGGTTCAATGCTTGGTTTAGGCCATTATCTTGGAAGTTTGGGGCATCATATTAATTTTTTAAGCCCCTCCGATTTTCCATCATTTTTAGATTTTTTATATGGAACTCATTTAATTTTAGATGGTTCAAACAATATTGAGCAAGCGGAAAAAATCTTACAGCAAGCTGATTTATTAATTTGTCTTGATTTCAACCGGTTAGAAAGAACCTATGCAATTGAGTCTATTTTAAAAAATAACCCTAAGCCTACTTTTATGATAGACCACCACCTATTTCCTGAAGGGTTTCATCATTATAGTTTTTATGACCCCAAAGCGAGTTCTACTGCCGAACTCGTTTATAGGTTTATCTTAGAAAGAGACTCTGCTCATTTAATAACTCCCGAAATAGCAAACTGTCTTTATACCGGTATTTTAACAGATACGGGATCTTTTCAGTACAAATCAACTACGCCGTTTGTGCACCGAGCTATTGCAGACCTTCTTGAAAAAGGAGCTGATATTCAGCAAGTTTTTAATGAAATTTACTGTAATTATCCGCTTAACCGTACTCAATTTTTGGGATATTGCCTCTACAATAAGTTAGTGGTTTTGCCGGATTTTAAAACAGCTTATATGGCCATTTCAACCGATGAGTTACGCGAGTTTGACATTAAAACCGGCGACACCGAAGGGCTGGTGAATTATGCTCTTGGTATTCAGGGAATTAATTTTGCTTCTTTAATTATTGATAGAAAAGAGTTGGTGAAAATATCTTTTCGGAGTGTGGGTAAGTTCAGTGCCCAGCAGTTTGCCTTGCACTTTGACGGCGGCGGGCACTTTAATGCCGCAGGCGGCAAAAGTTCTCTTTCCTTAGAACAAACTGTTCAAAAATTCCTCTCCATTTTACCTGATTATCGTGAACAACTTAATTACTAA
- the asnB gene encoding asparagine synthase (glutamine-hydrolyzing), whose protein sequence is MCGIAGYVDFSENASLEIVQKMIAPIAHRGPDATGTYTDLNVGLGHKRLSIIDLSESANQPFWSRDKRFVIVYNGEVYNYQELASKIPYPLRTQSDTEVILEGFAHFGHSFFSQLNGMFALAIWDTHEKCLWLARDPVGIKPLFWASYQKKLFFASEIKSIKAVFNTSDVNLESIANFLYLGFIPGRNTIYREIQRFPQGQFWKISASGIKQDTFFQLSDFIQKTVITEEEVAINQYHEVLKNAVKRQLISDVPVGVFFSAGTDSTLLASLAKSVSSKTINTFTIGFKDSIHNESEYAQKIAKHLGTEHHEFILDSREVLDHFPEYINTYDEPFGDTSTFPMRLVSHLARKYVSVVLSGEGGDEIMLGYGSYLWAEKLQNPIIRAGIKTLLPLLTKYNPNFGRFIGFFDEKIDSKRFKTNLFSQENYQFRQKEIQELFCSSITFSPLQEHWQLARSLTAAEEQAFFDLHYYLPDLLLTKADRCTMQFSLEGRVPFLDLEVLKVALNISPKLKIRGSISKYLSKKVLYQYVPYSLLNHPKYGFALPVDMLRRFLRQELRSLLEETLSPAVVNRYGWLKAAKVTEVLHQFQHGNLNKFNQVWNLFILHQWAKEKL, encoded by the coding sequence ATGTGTGGAATTGCGGGTTACGTAGATTTTTCCGAAAATGCCAGCCTTGAAATAGTTCAAAAAATGATTGCTCCGATAGCTCACCGAGGGCCGGACGCAACAGGAACTTATACAGACTTAAATGTTGGACTTGGTCATAAACGGTTAAGTATTATAGACTTATCCGAAAGTGCCAATCAGCCTTTTTGGTCAAGAGATAAACGGTTTGTGATAGTTTATAATGGTGAAGTTTATAATTATCAAGAACTTGCGTCAAAAATTCCTTATCCATTACGGACTCAATCCGATACAGAGGTTATTTTAGAGGGTTTTGCTCATTTTGGGCATTCTTTTTTTTCGCAGCTAAACGGAATGTTTGCCTTAGCTATTTGGGACACTCACGAAAAATGTTTATGGTTGGCACGCGACCCCGTTGGCATAAAGCCGCTCTTTTGGGCATCGTATCAGAAAAAATTATTTTTTGCATCTGAAATTAAATCTATTAAAGCTGTTTTTAATACCTCAGATGTTAATCTTGAATCCATTGCCAATTTTTTATATTTAGGGTTTATTCCCGGGAGGAATACTATTTACCGAGAAATTCAACGTTTTCCACAAGGGCAATTTTGGAAAATTTCAGCATCAGGAATCAAGCAGGATACATTTTTCCAATTATCTGATTTTATTCAGAAAACAGTTATTACAGAAGAGGAAGTAGCTATAAATCAATACCATGAAGTGTTAAAAAATGCTGTTAAGCGGCAATTAATTAGCGATGTTCCGGTGGGTGTTTTTTTTAGTGCCGGAACAGATTCTACCTTACTCGCTTCTTTGGCTAAATCCGTCAGTTCAAAAACAATCAATACATTTACTATTGGGTTTAAAGATTCCATTCACAACGAATCCGAATATGCACAAAAAATAGCTAAACATCTTGGTACAGAGCATCATGAGTTTATATTAGATTCTCGGGAGGTTTTAGATCATTTTCCGGAGTACATAAATACATACGATGAGCCTTTTGGGGATACTTCTACGTTTCCAATGCGTTTAGTTTCTCACTTAGCTCGGAAGTATGTTTCGGTTGTTTTGAGTGGCGAAGGTGGAGATGAGATTATGCTGGGCTATGGGTCTTACCTCTGGGCAGAGAAATTGCAAAATCCGATTATCAGGGCCGGAATCAAGACACTACTTCCGCTACTTACTAAGTATAATCCAAACTTTGGAAGATTTATTGGCTTTTTTGATGAAAAAATTGATAGTAAGCGATTTAAAACTAATTTATTTTCTCAAGAAAATTATCAATTTAGGCAAAAAGAGATTCAAGAACTATTTTGTAGTTCTATAACGTTTTCACCTTTACAAGAGCATTGGCAACTTGCCCGAAGTCTAACGGCTGCTGAAGAACAGGCTTTTTTTGATCTTCATTATTACCTTCCGGACTTGCTCTTGACTAAAGCCGACCGGTGTACTATGCAGTTTTCCTTAGAAGGCAGGGTTCCTTTTTTGGATTTAGAGGTTCTTAAAGTTGCTTTAAATATTAGCCCAAAACTTAAAATACGTGGTTCTATCAGCAAATATTTAAGTAAAAAGGTTCTTTATCAGTACGTTCCTTATTCTTTGCTAAATCATCCTAAGTATGGTTTTGCGCTCCCTGTGGATATGTTACGGAGATTTCTACGCCAAGAACTTCGCAGTTTATTAGAAGAAACTCTTTCACCTGCAGTTGTAAATCGTTATGGTTGGCTAAAAGCAGCAAAAGTTACCGAAGTGCTACATCAATTTCAGCATGGAAATTTGAATAAATTTAACCAAGTCTGGAACCTGTTTATCTTACATCAATGGGCAAAGGAAAAACTATAA
- a CDS encoding heme exporter protein CcmB has protein sequence MKLAQQIGSLLRKEILVEWRQRYAINGLVLYGMCMVFMVAMQVQDSIQPATWNLITWLVIVFMSINANAKSFLAEPAEQQLYWYNLVSPMAVIIAKMIYNAILLGFLSLVTTFLFWVLSGPDIEQPLWFWLAIVAGSWCVAISSTLLSAIAAKATRQGTLLAVLSFPILLPVLANNVSLTRKSIEGIAHWQASEIQILIGITGVFASLSVLLFPLLWVD, from the coding sequence ATGAAGTTAGCACAACAAATAGGTAGTTTATTACGCAAAGAGATATTAGTAGAGTGGCGGCAGCGATACGCTATTAATGGGCTTGTTTTATACGGAATGTGCATGGTCTTTATGGTTGCTATGCAGGTTCAGGATAGCATCCAACCGGCTACATGGAACTTAATTACTTGGTTAGTAATTGTTTTTATGAGTATTAATGCTAATGCAAAGAGTTTTTTGGCAGAGCCAGCAGAACAGCAGTTATATTGGTATAATTTAGTTTCGCCTATGGCGGTAATAATAGCCAAAATGATTTATAATGCCATTTTGTTGGGTTTTCTAAGTTTGGTAACTACTTTTTTATTTTGGGTATTATCTGGCCCGGATATAGAGCAGCCGTTATGGTTTTGGTTAGCCATTGTGGCGGGTAGTTGGTGTGTGGCTATTAGCAGCACCTTACTGTCAGCAATAGCCGCCAAAGCCACACGACAAGGAACGTTGTTAGCGGTGCTAAGTTTCCCTATTTTACTGCCCGTTTTAGCCAATAATGTTAGCTTAACCCGAAAATCTATCGAAGGAATTGCGCATTGGCAAGCCTCTGAAATACAGATTCTTATTGGAATCACAGGTGTTTTTGCAAGTCTATCGGTTTTGTTGTTTCCGCTGCTTTGGGTAGATTAG
- a CDS encoding carboxymuconolactone decarboxylase family protein, whose product MNPTEFSAYRKKMNERILSEDSLVLKRFFHLDAQTYEAKHLDQKTKELLGLVASLVLRCDDCVRYHIEESLRAQASPAEITETFEIGLLVGGSIVIPHLRRAYEYLDNCLPHDNLV is encoded by the coding sequence ATGAACCCAACCGAGTTTTCAGCTTACCGAAAAAAAATGAATGAACGAATTTTATCCGAAGATTCTTTGGTTTTAAAACGTTTTTTTCACTTAGACGCACAGACGTATGAAGCTAAGCATTTAGATCAAAAAACCAAAGAATTATTAGGTTTAGTTGCTTCATTAGTATTGCGTTGCGATGATTGTGTGCGTTATCATATAGAAGAAAGTTTACGCGCTCAGGCAAGCCCAGCCGAGATTACAGAAACTTTTGAAATAGGTTTATTAGTAGGCGGTTCTATTGTGATACCTCATTTGCGCCGCGCCTATGAATACTTAGATAATTGCCTCCCGCATGACAATCTGGTGTGA
- a CDS encoding NAD-dependent epimerase/dehydratase family protein, producing MYRKALIIGGSGLIGSFLVDFLLQSTDFDEVILFNRKPFGINNSKIREIITDFPTLKEAFPEVYCTDVFCCIGTTLADAGSQSAFETIDYEYPMLVAQNVLQQGATGFWVITATGASLHSAFFYNRTKARLEQALISCRFNSLGIVRPSLLLGKRPKRRSTELIFQWLLPKLHCLMVGKLRRLRAIHAKQVAKCLYILALTKKEGCVIVESENIGLYK from the coding sequence ATGTACCGAAAAGCTTTGATCATCGGAGGCAGTGGATTAATAGGTAGTTTTTTAGTAGATTTTCTACTACAAAGTACTGATTTTGATGAAGTTATTTTGTTTAATAGGAAACCTTTCGGAATCAATAATTCCAAGATAAGAGAGATTATTACGGATTTCCCTACTTTAAAAGAGGCTTTTCCGGAGGTTTATTGCACTGATGTTTTTTGCTGCATAGGCACAACATTAGCAGATGCCGGCAGCCAAAGTGCATTTGAAACTATTGATTATGAATATCCTATGCTTGTTGCTCAAAATGTTCTGCAACAGGGCGCAACCGGATTTTGGGTTATAACGGCTACCGGCGCATCTCTACATTCAGCTTTTTTTTACAACAGAACCAAAGCCCGCTTAGAACAAGCCCTTATCTCATGCCGCTTTAATTCTTTGGGAATTGTGCGACCCTCGCTTTTGCTGGGAAAAAGGCCCAAACGTAGAAGTACTGAACTGATATTCCAATGGTTATTACCCAAACTGCATTGCCTTATGGTAGGAAAATTAAGACGTTTACGCGCCATTCATGCCAAACAAGTCGCTAAGTGCCTGTACATCTTGGCCTTAACAAAAAAAGAAGGTTGCGTAATAGTAGAATCCGAAAATATCGGTTTATATAAATAA
- a CDS encoding DUF4783 domain-containing protein, translated as MRAASFSWLVLLLSLFSTSYAQDDVFNKIEQCIRTGDAVALSAYFNNNVEITVGKTDQDYAKAQAQFVIRDFFANNPVRSFAIVHKGSSGDTYYAVGTYQSARGNYDTNIFLKRNGGSFLIEQIRFEMDR; from the coding sequence ATGAGAGCCGCATCTTTTTCTTGGTTGGTTCTACTACTTAGCTTGTTTTCAACAAGCTACGCTCAGGATGATGTTTTTAATAAAATAGAACAATGTATCCGGACGGGCGATGCAGTAGCTTTATCGGCGTATTTCAACAACAACGTTGAGATAACGGTAGGCAAAACCGATCAAGATTATGCAAAGGCTCAGGCACAGTTTGTAATACGGGATTTTTTTGCCAACAACCCGGTACGTTCCTTTGCTATTGTACACAAAGGGAGTTCAGGGGACACATACTATGCCGTAGGTACGTATCAAAGTGCGCGAGGCAATTATGATACGAATATTTTTTTAAAACGTAATGGCGGTTCATTTCTGATAGAGCAAATACGCTTTGAAATGGACAGGTAA
- the nadC gene encoding carboxylating nicotinate-nucleotide diphosphorylase, which translates to MIDFLHHPEIERIINQALIEDIGAGDVTSLATIPLESMRRARCLIKENGVIAGVQFAEQVFRKIDNTLHFKPIISDGSAVKVGDIVFEISGSARSILSAERLVLNSLQRMSGIAAMAATAVQILKGTKCKVLDTRKTTPLIRHLEKWAVVIGGGENHRFGLYDMILIKDNHIDYAGGIAAALRQAVTFCQKNQQKLRIEIECRNLTEVQEAIATGGMDIILLDNMPPTMIAEAVSIINGRYLVEVSGNITLENLASKALPGVDFISMGALTHSVKSLDISLKAF; encoded by the coding sequence ATGATTGACTTTTTGCACCACCCAGAAATAGAACGTATTATTAATCAAGCATTAATAGAAGACATTGGAGCGGGGGATGTTACTTCATTGGCTACAATTCCGCTTGAAAGTATGAGACGTGCTCGCTGCCTAATAAAAGAAAACGGCGTTATTGCAGGTGTCCAGTTTGCCGAACAGGTGTTCAGAAAAATAGACAACACATTACACTTTAAACCCATTATTTCAGACGGTTCAGCCGTAAAAGTCGGTGATATTGTCTTTGAAATCTCGGGTTCTGCTCGCTCTATACTATCTGCTGAGAGGTTAGTACTCAATTCTTTACAACGTATGAGCGGGATAGCTGCTATGGCTGCCACTGCGGTGCAAATACTAAAAGGTACAAAGTGTAAAGTATTAGATACCCGTAAAACTACACCACTTATCCGGCATTTAGAAAAATGGGCAGTAGTAATTGGCGGAGGTGAAAACCACCGTTTTGGCTTGTATGATATGATACTTATCAAAGATAACCATATTGACTATGCCGGTGGTATAGCTGCAGCTTTGCGTCAAGCTGTTACGTTTTGCCAAAAAAATCAACAAAAACTACGTATCGAAATCGAATGTAGAAATCTAACGGAAGTTCAAGAAGCCATTGCAACCGGCGGAATGGATATTATTTTACTGGATAATATGCCGCCTACCATGATAGCGGAAGCCGTTTCGATAATAAATGGCCGTTATTTAGTAGAAGTTTCCGGTAATATTACCTTAGAAAACTTAGCTTCTAAAGCTCTTCCCGGCGTTGATTTTATTTCTATGGGAGCACTTACCCATTCTGTAAAAAGTTTAGATATTAGCCTAAAAGCCTTTTAA
- a CDS encoding amidohydrolase family protein: protein MTIWCELAWISGTFQPSVRISLDEQAVITHIELNQEPQSDDRIVEGLITPGFINAHCHLELSHLHEQIPMHTGMAGFVETLQQKRNIATTEQKNKSQIAAIQQLKKRGVVGVADICNSADTISTKSLFPEIQFHNFLEVFGLTDKSAQNQIDTINFLTTQFSTASVTPHAPYSVATKLLAYTQERLEKVYSVHLFESEEEMQLYDQQKGALWDLFSRWGIPIAAEFYRQNPIQHISAGMPQNAAILWVHNVWLTNKQIEALIQLFPKSYFCLCPRANLFINNRLPDFSNFLNVKTRLCLGTDSLAGTTSLDLLADAKILMESSFFEMKDILNILTLNPAKALGWENEIGNIEIGKSPGINQLFPIQADTPRLLSETSVQPIASRCSIYPTFA, encoded by the coding sequence ATGACAATCTGGTGTGAGTTAGCGTGGATTTCCGGTACGTTTCAGCCTTCGGTTCGTATTTCGCTTGATGAACAAGCTGTTATTACTCATATTGAGCTGAACCAAGAGCCACAATCCGATGATAGAATTGTAGAAGGTCTAATTACTCCGGGTTTTATTAATGCACATTGTCATTTAGAACTCAGCCACTTACATGAGCAGATTCCGATGCATACCGGAATGGCTGGCTTTGTTGAAACATTGCAACAAAAACGAAACATCGCCACAACTGAGCAAAAAAATAAATCCCAAATAGCTGCTATTCAGCAGTTAAAAAAAAGGGGAGTCGTGGGAGTCGCTGATATATGTAATTCCGCAGATACTATTTCTACAAAATCATTATTCCCTGAAATACAGTTTCATAATTTCTTAGAAGTCTTTGGATTAACAGATAAGTCCGCTCAGAATCAAATAGATACAATAAATTTCCTAACTACTCAATTTTCGACAGCCAGCGTTACGCCTCATGCGCCTTACTCGGTTGCTACTAAGTTATTAGCTTATACCCAAGAACGATTGGAAAAAGTTTACTCCGTTCATCTATTTGAGTCTGAGGAAGAAATGCAGTTGTATGACCAGCAAAAAGGTGCATTGTGGGATTTATTTTCCCGTTGGGGAATCCCCATAGCCGCCGAATTTTACCGTCAAAATCCTATTCAACATATCTCTGCCGGAATGCCCCAAAATGCTGCTATTCTGTGGGTTCATAATGTATGGCTAACCAATAAGCAAATTGAGGCTTTAATACAACTATTTCCCAAAAGTTATTTTTGTCTTTGCCCACGTGCTAATTTATTTATCAACAATAGGTTACCTGATTTTTCTAATTTTCTAAACGTAAAAACAAGACTTTGTTTAGGTACTGATAGTTTAGCGGGCACAACCTCACTTGACTTACTTGCTGATGCTAAAATCTTGATGGAATCTTCGTTCTTTGAGATGAAAGACATCTTAAATATACTCACTTTGAATCCCGCCAAAGCACTTGGTTGGGAAAACGAAATAGGAAATATTGAAATAGGAAAATCTCCAGGAATTAACCAACTATTTCCTATTCAGGCAGATACACCAAGATTACTTTCCGAAACAAGCGTTCAACCAATTGCCAGCCGATGCAGCATATATCCTACTTTTGCTTAA
- a CDS encoding NFACT RNA binding domain-containing protein, which yields MQHISYFCLKRLCDELQKNIASEKITLSDCYSQNKDELVLEFNIANIAFYWRISCSPEFQYIVPEKGLKRAHQNSITLFEDILQQPIQEVIVPNNDRCILFLFGNQVVLQIKMYGNRSNILLFEAGQVIDCFRKKLSSDWESQLPDSRPSPTVIYDKQLKQEATFLISQGKLPEEVNNYLINSCLNGSVCLVKQSGGIQFWLVKPTSVSGEIREFTDFQTGLIAFVRENYRLRRFSTLFTQTNSTLIGEKKWLEHKIQDSENQEQLMSDCSYELFGNLILAHLPGIQPKQKSLCVWNFEHTQEVEISLKPELAAVANAQRYFQKNKRQRIQLEYINQQIDKYFGRLCEVDAALSELNSCTTLSLLKDYRERFQNLFREKKQVEDTEILPYRKYEYAGYTIWVGKNAAANDKMTVQYARKDDLWLHARDVSGSHTIIKKKSGSQFPDFVIEYAAGLAAYFSKAKNATLVSVSFTPKKYVRKHKRHLPGQVTLDREEVILVPPLRPEKEML from the coding sequence ATGCAGCATATATCCTACTTTTGCTTAAAACGGCTCTGCGATGAATTGCAGAAAAATATTGCATCCGAAAAAATAACCCTAAGTGATTGCTACTCACAAAATAAAGACGAACTCGTTTTAGAATTTAACATAGCCAATATCGCTTTTTATTGGCGAATTAGCTGCTCACCTGAATTTCAATATATTGTACCTGAAAAGGGCTTAAAAAGAGCCCACCAGAATTCAATAACCTTATTTGAAGATATTTTGCAGCAACCGATACAAGAAGTAATCGTACCCAATAACGATAGATGTATCTTGTTTTTGTTTGGTAATCAAGTTGTTTTGCAAATAAAAATGTACGGAAACCGTTCAAATATACTATTGTTTGAAGCCGGCCAAGTTATAGATTGTTTTAGGAAAAAGCTATCGTCTGACTGGGAATCACAATTACCGGATAGCCGCCCCTCTCCTACTGTGATTTATGATAAACAACTTAAACAAGAAGCCACTTTCCTTATTTCTCAGGGAAAGTTACCGGAAGAAGTTAATAATTACCTGATAAACAGTTGTTTAAATGGTTCTGTATGTTTAGTAAAGCAATCCGGCGGTATTCAGTTTTGGCTTGTGAAACCAACTTCGGTTTCAGGGGAAATACGGGAGTTTACAGACTTTCAGACCGGGCTTATAGCTTTTGTTCGGGAAAACTATCGGCTAAGGCGTTTTTCAACACTATTTACCCAAACAAATTCGACTTTAATTGGTGAAAAAAAGTGGCTTGAACATAAAATACAAGATTCTGAAAATCAGGAACAACTGATGAGTGATTGCTCTTATGAATTATTTGGAAACTTAATTTTGGCACACTTACCGGGGATTCAGCCTAAGCAGAAGTCTTTGTGTGTTTGGAACTTTGAGCACACACAGGAGGTGGAAATTTCCCTTAAACCGGAATTAGCTGCTGTTGCAAATGCGCAACGCTATTTCCAAAAAAATAAACGACAACGTATTCAGTTAGAGTACATTAACCAGCAAATAGATAAATATTTTGGTCGTTTATGCGAAGTAGATGCTGCGTTGAGCGAGTTAAACAGTTGTACAACTTTATCCTTACTCAAGGATTATCGAGAGCGTTTTCAGAACCTGTTTCGGGAAAAAAAACAGGTTGAAGACACAGAAATTCTACCCTATCGAAAATATGAATATGCCGGCTATACGATTTGGGTGGGTAAAAACGCAGCTGCAAACGATAAAATGACTGTTCAATATGCCCGTAAAGATGACTTATGGCTACACGCCCGCGATGTAAGCGGCTCACATACAATCATTAAGAAAAAATCTGGCAGTCAATTTCCGGATTTTGTAATAGAATACGCAGCAGGTTTAGCGGCCTATTTTTCCAAAGCTAAAAATGCAACCTTAGTTTCGGTGTCTTTTACGCCCAAAAAATACGTCCGAAAACACAAACGGCATCTTCCCGGACAAGTAACCTTAGATAGAGAAGAAGTTATTTTAGTACCTCCGTTACGCCCCGAAAAAGAAATGCTATAA